From Triticum aestivum cultivar Chinese Spring chromosome 4A, IWGSC CS RefSeq v2.1, whole genome shotgun sequence, a single genomic window includes:
- the LOC123088375 gene encoding uncharacterized protein, with translation MQSPSKLRVASVSTQPAPFMLRCWADLPDDPLHTILALSRSFRDILAFAATCRSWRAAFCLYPSKYTFCSKFPPLLVQLNASVQAADLSSNNGRQDLHTFKVIDPTNKNVPLRCQIPREIYQEMHFAGTSYGQLIFCRGGHCLVVDVFSGAKVSPPRLPFNGEFERKIYFSGTLTAPLASSNSHLLVSTTTSLFDWPVRSDFWSELQLSHAWIEQIVEFNGQFIAMDDCYEIYTLQLSPQLGLQKITAEFVGDLIPSSYEKPWLVVCGDMLMMVFCFSTYVSGRTVFVIHHLDMSTKPAKWVEVKQLDNWSLFVGGDVRSRPFSCLSPERWGGRSKSLYYAGLRSLIVHGVGNEEDPTASPMMEYNRSWCPNLQPLWVYPSMFYSDGR, from the coding sequence ATGCAAAGCCCGAGCAAACTGCGTGTCGCCTCTGTGTCCACACAACCTGCTCCGTTCATGCTCCGTTGTTGGGCAGACCTCCCAGATGACCCGCTTCACACCATTCTTGCTTTGTCACGATCCTTCCGTGACATTCTTGCCTTTGCTGCAACATGCCGCTCTTGGCGTGCTGCATTCTGCTTATACCCATCCAAATATACCTTCTGCTCCAAATTCCCACCTCTCCTCGTCCAACTGAATGCCAGTGTTCAAGCTGCCGACCTCTCTTCTAACAATGGTCGTCAAGACCTGCACACATTCAAAGTCATTGATCCGACCAACAAGAACGTCCCCCTTCGCTGCCAGATTCCTCGAGAAATTTATCAGGAGATGCATTTTGCTGGCACTTCCTATGGTCAACTAATTTTTTGTCGTGGTGGACATTGTCTTGTTGTTGATGTATTCAGCGGTGCAAAGGTTTCACCTCCACGTCTCCCATTCAACGGCGAATTTGAGAGGAAGATCTACTTCAGTGGCACCCTGACAGCTCCCCTCGCATCATCCAACTCACACCTCCTTGTCAGCACTACAACATCTTTGTTTGACTGGCCGGTCAGAAGTGACTTTTGGTCTGAACTCCAACTTTCTCATGCATGGATAGAACAGATTGTGGAATTCAATGGTCAGTTCATCGCAATGGACGATTGCTATGAGATATACACTTTGCAGCTGTCGCCCCAACTTGGTCTGCAGAAGATAACAGCTGAGTTTGTCGGCGACCTGATCCCAAGCTCGTATGAGAAACCTTGGCTGGTGGTCTGTGGTGACATGCTTATGATGGTTTTCTGTTTTAGCACATATGTTTCAGGCCGGACAGTATTTGTAATACACCACCTTGACATGTCAACCAAACCtgcaaaatgggtggaggtaaagCAGCTGGACAATTGGTCACTATTTGTTGGGGGTGATGTGAGGAGCCGGCCATTTTCTTGCTTGAGCCCAGAACGTTGGGGAGGAAGAAGCAAGTCGCTGTACTATGCGGGCCTTCGCTCTTTGATTGTGCATGGGGTGGGCAATGAGGAAGATCCAACTGCCAGTCCTATGATGGAATACAATAGAAGCTGGTGCCCCAATCTGCAACCCCTCTGGGTGTATCCGAGCATGTTCTACTCAGATGGACGGTGA
- the LOC123088376 gene encoding desmethyl-deoxy-podophyllotoxin synthase-like, whose protein sequence is MEQWAYYLCLLLALLLPLLLFKLNRKHSGGNSGVRLPPGPWRLPVIGSLHHLAGNPLMHRVMADLAHRLDAPLMYLKLGKVPVMVATSAEAAREIMRTHDVVFATRPCSPTLKIMNSEGLVFAPYGALWRQLRKICIPELLSMRRVQSFRHIREDEVFRLVAAVAAVPPMKLVNVSERIAILINDSAVRAMIGERFRRREEFLQTLEDGVKIASGFSLGDLFPSSWLARFISGTTRRAEEFHQKSFELMEYAIKQHEEQRATTASASGAVEEGEDLVDVLLRIRKQGGLDVPLTMGMIKAVILDLFGAGSETSAITLQWAMSELMRSPNVMRKTQAEVRKNLQQKLKVTEDDLINLKYLRLVIKETMRLHPAAPLLLPREASEPCKILGYDVPKGTTMLVNVWAIGRDPRHWEDPEEFKPERFESGMVDFKGTDFEYIPFGAGRRMCPGMMFAQASIEIVLAALLYHFDWELPGGVRPDELDMTEEMGLTVRRKNNLYLHAVVRVPPV, encoded by the exons ATGGAGCAGTGGGCGTACTACCTCTGCCTTCTCTTggctctcctccttcctctccttctCTTCAAGCTCAACAGGAAACACAGCGGCGGCAATAGCGGCGTGCGTCTGCCACCCGGTCCGTGGCGGCTACCGGTCATCGGCAGTCTTCATCACCTCGCCGGCAACCCGCTCATGCATCGTGTCATGGCTGACCTCGCTCACCGGCTCGACGCACCTCTCATGTACCTCAAGCTCGGCAAGGTGCCGGTGATGGTGGCCACGTCCGCGGAGGCTGCCCGCGAGATCATGCGGACCCACGACGTCGTCTTTGCTACGCGGCCGTGCAGCCCCACGTTGAAGATCATGAACTCCGAAGGGCTGGTATTCGCTCCCTATGGCGCCTTGTGGCGGCAGCTTCGCAAGATTTGCATCCCGGAGCTTCTCAGTATGCGCCGCGTGCAGTCATTCCGCCACATCCGGGAGGATGAGGTCTTCCGACTCGTGGCCGCCGTCGCGGCAGTGCCGCCCATGAAGCTCGTGAACGTGAGTGAGCGAATTGCCATCCTCATCAACGATTCCGCAGTACGCGCCATGATCGGGGAAAGATTCAGGAGGCGTGAGGAGTTCTTGCAGACACTCGAGGATGGTGTCAAGATCGCCAGCGGGTTCAGCCTTGGCGATCTGTTCCCGTCATCGTGGCTCGCAAGATTCATCAGCGGCACGACACGGCGGGCCGAGGAGTTCCACCAGAAGAGCTTCGAGCTCATGGAGTACGCGATCAAGCAACACGAGGAGCAGAGGGCAACCACCGCCTCGGCGAGCGGTGCCGTGGAGGAAGGAGAGGACCTAGTCGACGTGCTCTTGAGGATACGCAAGCAAGGTGGCCTCGACGTGCCCCTTACCATGGGAATGATCAAAGCAGTTATACTT GATCTGTTTGGTGCTGGAAGCGAGACATCAGCAATCACTCTTCAATGGGCCATGTCAGAGCTCATGAGGTCCCCAAATGTGATGCGGAAGACACAAGCCGAAGTACGCAAGAACCTGCAACAAAAGCTGAAGGTGACCGAGGATGACTTGATCAATCTCAAGTACCTCAGACTCGTCATCAAGGAGACAATGAGGCTTCATCCAGCTGCACCATTGCTTCTCCCTAGGGAGGCAAGTGAGCCTTGCAAAATCCTGGGGTATGATGTCCCCAAGGGCACCACGATGTTGGTGAACGTATGGGCAATCGGAAGAGACCCTAGGCACTGGGAAGACCCCGAGGAGTTCAAACCAGAGAGATTTGAATCTGGCATGGTTGATTTCAAAGGAACAGACTTTGAGTACATACCATTTGGAGCAGGTCGAAGGATGTGCCCTGGAATGATGTTTGCGCAGGCTAGCATCGAGATTGTACTGGCCGCACTTCTCTACCACTTCGACTGGGAGCTCCCAGGAGGGGTGAGACCAGATGAGCTGGACATGACAGAGGAGATGGGCCTCACCGTCCGACGGAAGAATAACCTGTACCTGCACGCTGTGGTTCGTGTGCCCCCGGTTTAA